Proteins encoded within one genomic window of Geotalea daltonii FRC-32:
- a CDS encoding HD family phosphohydrolase: MPTESGDKDRKTKGSLTLLGERCLGSVVDKISDPRQEKRCRFILLFCTALLLTFLIIPSYQFLAVKYKVGDVATSDIRATQDYFIEDRLLTEKKRSEAEAVSPLVYNYNSTAALDVVRRFESAFALIRNAGERDEDAGEAFRQNIGRLLTQDVSAKEAAALSRLTSDQSLQMELERLATTIYHNKIVEDKKSFADDRRHGLVVTDLETKREIAAGDYSFYMDVGEARKALAGMKLALSASAGDCALLKGLLSRMITSNLIFDREATEQMKHDARSATRPVLFQVKRGEMIVRVGERVTQEQATKLDSIFESRGIERFFMGVGVLGLVLVLFYFPYRFARKNIRKFSPSNKDILLLTLMTIGNFVVLKIAFIVSTAMGSLLPFIDTAVYYYFFPFAASAIIVRIILNSEVALVYCAVCAPLLGIMFNSSLQVVIYALLGGIVGAHGVRQCKERNAIYVAGLKVSVVNVAMAISFQFFSDSAFTIQTAYCVVFAGLGGIFNAVCVTGTIPLIEALFHYTTDIKLLELANLNTPILRELMVRAPGTYHHSVVVGNLVEAGAEAINANPLLARVAAYYHDVGKISKPLYFIENVGGGENRHDKLSPNMSALILISHVKEGVELARESRLGQPIIDIIRQSHGTSLITFFYQKAKGLAVTDLQAVDERDFRYPGPKPQTREAGLVLLADCVEAASRTLSDPTPARIQGMVQKIINNIFIDGQLDECELTLKNLHEIAKSFNRILAGIYHQRIDYPEPAYKEKGSGGKKSIEDSDSEPAKALADRSEEAKKSGGDDLKRLGMS, encoded by the coding sequence ATGCCCACTGAAAGCGGCGACAAAGATAGAAAAACCAAAGGTTCGCTCACCCTTCTTGGCGAAAGATGTCTCGGCTCGGTAGTTGACAAAATCTCCGATCCGAGACAGGAAAAGCGCTGTCGATTCATATTGCTTTTCTGCACAGCCCTCCTTCTCACCTTTCTTATCATCCCCAGCTATCAATTCCTGGCTGTGAAATACAAGGTAGGAGACGTTGCCACCTCTGATATCAGGGCTACTCAGGACTATTTCATCGAGGATCGCCTTCTTACCGAAAAGAAGCGTTCCGAGGCAGAGGCTGTTTCTCCCCTTGTCTACAATTATAATTCCACTGCTGCACTTGACGTAGTTCGGCGCTTTGAGAGCGCTTTTGCCCTTATACGCAATGCCGGAGAACGAGATGAAGACGCTGGAGAGGCTTTTCGCCAGAATATAGGGCGTTTGTTGACGCAGGATGTCTCTGCCAAGGAGGCAGCTGCGCTGTCCAGGCTCACATCCGACCAATCACTGCAGATGGAGTTGGAACGTCTTGCCACAACCATTTATCACAACAAGATTGTTGAGGACAAAAAAAGTTTTGCCGATGACCGCAGGCACGGCCTTGTCGTCACTGACCTTGAAACAAAACGTGAGATTGCTGCAGGTGATTACTCCTTTTATATGGATGTTGGTGAAGCTCGCAAGGCTCTTGCCGGCATGAAGCTTGCTCTATCTGCCTCGGCGGGCGATTGTGCACTACTGAAGGGTTTATTGAGCCGGATGATAACTTCGAATCTTATCTTTGATCGTGAGGCGACCGAGCAAATGAAACATGACGCCCGCTCGGCAACGCGCCCCGTGCTCTTTCAGGTGAAGAGGGGGGAGATGATTGTCCGGGTCGGAGAGAGGGTCACCCAGGAACAGGCTACAAAGCTGGACAGCATCTTCGAGTCCCGCGGCATAGAGAGGTTTTTCATGGGGGTAGGTGTTTTGGGGCTTGTACTGGTCCTCTTCTACTTCCCATATCGTTTTGCACGCAAGAACATTCGCAAATTCAGCCCCTCCAACAAGGATATACTGCTCCTTACCCTGATGACCATCGGCAACTTCGTGGTCCTGAAGATTGCCTTCATTGTTTCAACGGCCATGGGCAGCCTTTTACCTTTTATCGACACTGCCGTTTACTACTATTTCTTTCCTTTTGCTGCCAGTGCCATTATTGTCCGGATTATTCTTAATTCCGAGGTGGCACTCGTATATTGTGCTGTCTGCGCGCCGTTGCTCGGGATTATGTTCAACAGCAGCCTTCAGGTGGTCATATACGCCCTTCTAGGTGGGATTGTCGGTGCCCATGGGGTACGCCAATGCAAGGAGCGAAACGCCATATATGTGGCAGGATTGAAGGTAAGCGTGGTCAACGTGGCCATGGCAATTTCTTTTCAGTTTTTCAGCGACAGCGCCTTCACCATTCAGACGGCCTACTGCGTCGTCTTTGCCGGATTGGGCGGCATTTTCAATGCTGTATGCGTTACCGGCACTATTCCTCTCATTGAGGCTCTCTTCCACTACACAACCGACATCAAACTGCTGGAGCTGGCAAATCTGAATACCCCGATCCTGCGCGAACTGATGGTCAGGGCTCCCGGCACCTATCATCACAGTGTCGTTGTCGGAAATCTTGTGGAGGCCGGGGCCGAAGCGATCAATGCCAACCCTCTTCTGGCCAGGGTTGCAGCCTATTACCATGATGTGGGCAAGATCAGCAAGCCCCTCTACTTCATAGAAAATGTCGGAGGAGGCGAAAACAGGCACGACAAGCTTTCTCCGAACATGAGCGCTCTCATACTCATTTCCCATGTTAAAGAAGGAGTTGAACTGGCGCGAGAAAGCCGGCTGGGGCAACCGATCATCGACATAATCCGCCAGTCACACGGCACTTCTCTCATCACCTTTTTTTACCAGAAGGCGAAGGGGTTGGCCGTTACCGACCTGCAAGCGGTGGATGAGAGGGATTTCCGTTACCCGGGGCCCAAGCCTCAAACCCGCGAGGCGGGCTTGGTGCTTTTGGCTGATTGTGTGGAAGCGGCATCCAGGACATTGTCCGATCCTACCCCTGCACGAATTCAGGGCATGGTTCAGAAGATCATAAACAATATCTTCATCGACGGTCAGTTGGACGAATGTGAGCTGACCCTGAAAAACCTGCATGAAATTGCCAAGAGCTTCAACAGGATACTAGCCGGCATCTATCATCAACGTATAGACTATCCGGAGCCTGCTTATAAGGAAAAAGGAAGCGGAGGGAAAAAATCCATTGAAGATAGCGATAGCGAACCGGCAAAGGCGCTGGCCGATAGAAGCGAAGAAGCTAAGAAAAGTGGCGGAGATGATCTTAAGCGACTTGGGATGTCCTGA
- the eno gene encoding phosphopyruvate hydratase — MSQITDVYAREILDSRGNPTLEVEVFLESGAMGRAAVPSGASTGEREALELRDGDKGRYLGKGVLKAVANVNDIIAEEVIGMEATDQVGIDRKMLELDGTEFKSKLGANAILGVSLAVAKAAADEVGLSLYQYIGGANAKELPLPMMNIINGGAHADNNVDIQEFMIMPAGAKNFAEALRMGAEIFHALKSVLKGKGYNTAVGDEGGFAPNLKSNEEALEVIIEAIQKAGFKPGEDVLLALDVASSELFSDGVYTLENEAQPKKTADQLIDFYENLVNKYPIISIEDGMAENDWEGWKKMTERLGKRIQIVGDDLFVTNPKILKEGIDKGIANSILIKLNQIGTLTETLDAIEMAKRAGYTTVISHRSGETEDTTLADLSVAVNAGQIKTGSLCRTDRVCKYNQLLRIEDELDAVALFRGKEVFYNLKKK; from the coding sequence ATGAGCCAGATTACAGATGTATATGCCAGAGAAATTCTCGATTCCCGGGGCAATCCGACACTGGAGGTAGAAGTTTTTCTCGAGTCGGGAGCCATGGGAAGAGCGGCAGTCCCATCAGGCGCCTCTACCGGCGAAAGGGAAGCTCTTGAATTACGTGACGGCGACAAAGGGCGCTACCTGGGCAAGGGAGTCCTCAAAGCAGTTGCCAACGTCAACGATATAATCGCCGAAGAAGTCATCGGCATGGAAGCAACAGACCAGGTCGGCATCGACCGTAAAATGCTGGAGCTTGACGGAACGGAATTCAAGAGCAAGCTTGGCGCCAATGCCATCCTCGGTGTCTCTCTGGCTGTGGCCAAAGCTGCTGCCGATGAGGTAGGTCTTTCCCTTTACCAATACATTGGCGGAGCCAATGCTAAAGAGCTGCCGCTGCCGATGATGAACATTATCAACGGCGGTGCCCACGCGGACAACAACGTGGATATTCAGGAATTCATGATCATGCCTGCCGGCGCCAAGAATTTTGCCGAGGCGCTTCGCATGGGGGCCGAAATTTTCCATGCCCTCAAATCGGTTCTCAAGGGCAAGGGCTACAATACCGCTGTAGGCGATGAAGGGGGCTTCGCTCCCAATTTGAAATCCAATGAGGAAGCGCTGGAAGTCATCATCGAAGCGATCCAGAAAGCAGGCTTCAAACCCGGCGAAGATGTGCTGCTGGCCTTGGACGTGGCCTCTTCCGAATTGTTCAGCGACGGAGTCTATACCCTGGAAAATGAAGCCCAGCCTAAGAAGACAGCGGATCAGCTGATAGATTTCTACGAAAATCTGGTCAACAAGTATCCTATCATCTCCATCGAAGACGGCATGGCGGAAAACGACTGGGAAGGCTGGAAAAAAATGACCGAACGCCTGGGCAAAAGAATCCAGATCGTCGGCGACGACCTTTTCGTCACTAATCCCAAAATCCTTAAAGAAGGCATCGATAAAGGAATCGCCAACTCTATTCTGATCAAACTGAATCAGATCGGAACTCTGACAGAAACCCTGGACGCCATCGAGATGGCCAAACGTGCTGGTTATACCACGGTCATCTCCCACCGCTCAGGAGAAACTGAAGACACCACCCTGGCCGACCTTTCTGTCGCAGTCAATGCAGGTCAGATCAAGACCGGCTCCCTCTGCCGCACCGACAGGGTCTGTAAATATAATCAGCTTCTGCGCATTGAAGACGAACTGGACGCCGTCGCCCTTTTCCGTGGCAAGGAAGTCTTTTACAACCTGAAGAAAAAGTAG
- a CDS encoding ChaN family lipoprotein, with product MPRPCPMLSGFVAALCIAVLVAIPAFGHITNDQPVYRVSDGKIITFQQMIDEMKGTNVVVIGESHDSHEHHQLQLAVIEAYHQAETPIAVGMEMFTADSQRHLDRWTNGTLDKSSFIRLYYKNWQMPWPLYSEIFLYTKEHRIPLIGLNIDPKIPKKVARRGFASLTPKELKKVPPGVTCNVDPEYMAFIRQVYASHNKSDKSFIHFCEAQKLWNSFMASGIMNYVRRNSGRTMVVLTGAGHALKSGIPAELERASDISYKVILPEFPELSPDNVAKDDADYILME from the coding sequence ATGCCTAGACCTTGTCCGATGTTGTCAGGTTTTGTTGCAGCTCTCTGTATTGCGGTTCTCGTGGCTATTCCGGCATTTGGACATATTACCAATGATCAGCCGGTTTATCGTGTAAGCGATGGTAAAATAATAACCTTTCAGCAGATGATCGATGAAATGAAAGGGACAAATGTTGTTGTCATAGGTGAATCACACGACAGTCACGAGCATCATCAGCTGCAGTTGGCCGTTATCGAGGCCTATCATCAGGCTGAAACCCCCATTGCAGTCGGTATGGAGATGTTTACCGCCGACAGTCAGCGACATCTTGACCGCTGGACCAATGGAACCCTGGACAAATCAAGCTTCATCAGGCTTTACTATAAAAATTGGCAGATGCCATGGCCCCTTTACAGCGAGATTTTTCTTTACACCAAAGAGCACCGTATACCCCTCATCGGTCTTAACATAGATCCAAAAATTCCGAAAAAGGTGGCCCGCCGAGGTTTCGCCTCTCTGACACCAAAAGAATTGAAAAAGGTTCCCCCTGGGGTCACCTGTAATGTGGATCCTGAATACATGGCCTTCATAAGACAGGTTTACGCATCCCACAACAAAAGCGACAAGTCTTTTATCCATTTCTGCGAGGCACAGAAATTATGGAATTCTTTCATGGCATCGGGAATAATGAATTATGTGAGGAGGAATTCCGGACGAACAATGGTGGTCCTGACGGGGGCCGGGCATGCACTGAAAAGCGGGATTCCTGCTGAACTTGAACGCGCCTCTGATATCTCATATAAAGTTATACTGCCGGAATTTCCTGAACTATCGCCGGATAATGTGGCGAAAGACGACGCAGATTATATCCTTATGGAGTGA
- the greB gene encoding transcription elongation factor GreB: MSNSNYITPEGARRLREEFEYLWKVERPRVTQAVSDAAAEGDRSENAEYIYGKKRLREIDRRVRFLMKRLDVLTVVEDQPERKGKIFFGAWVRLENEEGNEVVYRIVGPDEFDPGKGYISVDSPMAKALIGKQEGDEVVVRRPAGVATFTIIDVGYKPFCG, translated from the coding sequence ATGTCGAACTCCAATTATATTACCCCTGAGGGTGCTAGGCGCCTTCGGGAAGAATTTGAATATTTATGGAAGGTGGAACGCCCACGGGTGACTCAGGCGGTTTCCGATGCTGCAGCTGAAGGTGATCGTTCGGAAAATGCGGAATACATTTATGGCAAAAAACGTTTGCGGGAAATCGACAGACGGGTGCGTTTTCTCATGAAGCGCCTTGATGTTCTGACAGTGGTGGAAGACCAACCGGAGCGGAAGGGAAAGATTTTCTTCGGCGCATGGGTGCGGCTTGAAAATGAAGAGGGTAATGAGGTCGTCTACCGAATAGTAGGGCCGGATGAATTTGATCCGGGAAAGGGCTATATCAGCGTCGATTCTCCCATGGCCAAAGCACTTATCGGCAAGCAGGAAGGGGACGAGGTGGTGGTGAGAAGACCTGCCGGGGTGGCCACCTTTACCATTATAGATGTGGGCTACAAGCCTTTTTGTGGGTGA
- a CDS encoding GSU3473 family protein, whose translation MVCYDDDSYDIVEDYCLDYLIRVGNITGFCRSDKWVRVGADPVRDENTSCETYVGKERRRPLLEKRIEHADKPE comes from the coding sequence ATGGTATGTTATGACGATGACAGCTATGACATTGTTGAGGACTATTGCCTGGACTATCTTATCCGGGTGGGCAACATAACAGGTTTCTGCCGGTCCGATAAATGGGTAAGGGTTGGTGCCGATCCGGTCCGGGATGAGAACACTTCGTGTGAAACCTATGTGGGAAAGGAAAGGAGAAGGCCCCTGCTTGAAAAGAGGATAGAACACGCGGACAAACCCGAATAG